The Actinomycetota bacterium region TGATGGTGGTATTAGGACATGGAAATGGAGATCGGTAAGGGAAAGGAGGGAAGGATGGCTTTCGGTTTCGATGATATTGCCATTGTTCCCAGTAGAAGAACAAGGGATCCGGAAGACGTCGATATTTCTTGGGAAATCGGAGGTTTTCATTTCAAATTGCCCGTTTTGGCTTCTGCCATGGATGCCGTGGTGAATACAAAACTCGCCATTGAGATGGGGAAGTTAGGGGGGCTTGCCGTTTTAAATCTGGAGGGGCTACAAACACGCTACGAAGATCCGGCACCAATTTTTCAAGAAATCGCCGGTTTCTCGGACGAGGAGGCGACCCGAAAATTACAGGAGATCTATCGGGAGCCAATAAAACCGGAATTGATTGCCCTACGAATTCGGGAAATCAAAGAAGCGGGAGTTATAGCCGCTGGTTCCTTCACCCCTCAAAGGGTTGAGCGTTACTATAAAATCGCTTTGGAGGCGGGACTCGATATCCTCGTCACTCAAGGTACGGTGGTCAGCGCCGAACATGTGAGTTCTCGATGCGAACCTCTGGATCTTTACAAGTTCATCGCCTCCCTTGATATCCCCGTAATCGTAGGAGGTTGCGCATCCTATGCTACCGCCCTCCACCTAATGCGCACTGGCGCCGTCGGGGTTTTGGTAGGGGTTGGTCCTGGTGCGGCATGCACCACTCGTCAGGTGTTGGGGGTGGGTGTACCCCAGGCAACGGCGATTTCCGATGCAGCCGCGGCGAGAACGAGACATCTCGATGAGACGGGGAAATATGTTCAGGTTATCGCCGATGGCGGGATGAGAACGGGGGGAGACATCGCAAAGGCTTTTGCCTGTGGTGCCGATGCGGTGATGATCGGTGCCCCCATTGCTCGGG contains the following coding sequences:
- a CDS encoding GuaB3 family IMP dehydrogenase-related protein → MEMEIGKGKEGRMAFGFDDIAIVPSRRTRDPEDVDISWEIGGFHFKLPVLASAMDAVVNTKLAIEMGKLGGLAVLNLEGLQTRYEDPAPIFQEIAGFSDEEATRKLQEIYREPIKPELIALRIREIKEAGVIAAGSFTPQRVERYYKIALEAGLDILVTQGTVVSAEHVSSRCEPLDLYKFIASLDIPVIVGGCASYATALHLMRTGAVGVLVGVGPGAACTTRQVLGVGVPQATAISDAAAARTRHLDETGKYVQVIADGGMRTGGDIAKAFACGADAVMIGAPIARAEEAPGRGYHWGMATFHPELPRGTRVYAGIAASLKEILIGPAHENDGTLNLFGALKTSMAICGYENIKSFQKAEVIVAPSIQTEGKLLQKIQGMTIP